From the Lathyrus oleraceus cultivar Zhongwan6 chromosome 3, CAAS_Psat_ZW6_1.0, whole genome shotgun sequence genome, the window ACCTGCTGAAGATTTTGTGCATAAAAAGCAAGGGCCCAAAAACCCAAATCATTAATTTTTTCACAATGTTTGAAATCTAAACTAGCCAATCTCTTGCAACCAACAGCAACTGCTTTTATACCAATGCTTGTGATGTTTGAAAGCCCGCGCATCTCAAGATCAGAGAGTTCACTGAGATTGCCGATACACTTCAACCCTATGTCTGTCATTCTAATGCAATATGATAGGTTGAGCATGGTCAACTTGTTGCATCCGGTAGCAAGTGCTGCTAGCCCATCATCGCCTATACGTACACAGCTGCAATAAAAAACAGAATGAACAAAACAGGCTCACTACTTTGTCTACAATTTTGTTGAATCATAAAAATTTAGTCACATTGACTAAAGGCAAGTTACCGATAGAGGTCAAGTTCGGTCAAGTTTGCGCAGTTACAAGCAATGTGTGCCAATCCTATGTCTGATATGTTTGTGCATAATCCTAACTTCAACCTTACAAGTTTTGAACATCTTGATAGATATTTGAGTGCTGCACGAAGACGGAGTGTTGAAGATAAATTAATCAGAACGATCGGCAATATTGTACGAGACTGATATACATATACAGATAAAACTTCAATAGTTTACCTATGTCATTCACGCCAGAGCAATCAGTAAGATCAAGCTCTTCAAGCATCAAGCATCTTGATCCAAGCTGATACAGACCGATCTCGGTGACCATATCACAAGATTCTAACTTCAGACACACAAGGTTTGGACAAGAGTATGATATAATAGAGATGGCCGCATCAGTTATGAAACGACAACAAGTCAAATCAAGTGTCTTCAAATTGCCACAGCCAGATACTACCCGAATAATTCCCATGTTCGTCACCCCTATGCATTTGCTTAAACCAAGTTCCACTAAAGATTTGCAATTGGTGCCTATGTTATGGAGGATAAAGTCAGAAACTCTAACACCACCAATTTTAATTATGCTCAGCCGCTTTAAATTCTGCAAGCCGTCAATAAAAGACGCCGACAGCTCCTGCAGAAAATGCCTGAGATATTAGTGTATACATCATGCTTATCACATTAAAATAGGGCATGGAATTAAATATATACACCAAAGTCTAAGATACAAACTCACAGAAAGACAGTATCCTGCATCGATCCGCTCAAGATCCTCATGTCCACTAATTACGGATAATAAGCCGGACGGGCTAACACAGTTACACCTTGATACATCAATTGCCTGCGTTCACGCTCCAACTCCATAAAATCTACTTAATcaaattttattaattttgaagTGGTTGTTGTCACAGTTTATAACATTAGAATAGAAAAATTACCTTAAGAAGTGGACATCCTTTTTCAAGAAACCGTAATCCCACATCATCCACTAAATCACATCCCACCATAATAAAAACCTCGAGCTTTAACAAAGAAGCTATTGATCGTAAAGATTCGCTTGTCACCTAATGATGTAAGATGTCAAAATAATTTTACTATTTGAAGAAACAATGACTCAAACCGAAGAGCAGATTGTCCTTGAAAGTTGAAAAAGGTTACGTTTGACAAGCCATAAGAACAATATTCCATCACCATCGTTATTATTACATACAATTACAATAGTCAAGAACAAGGGATCTTGTTTTGTATACTTGTCTACTGATTTTGCGCTGTTATCATATTTCGGAAACCAATAGAACATCTATTTCTTCTCTGATTACTCTAAGCATGAAAGAGCAAGAGATTGTCATTCAAATTTAACTGATAGTATTAGAATGATCTTGGAAGAATGCTTTCGGCTACAATGAGTTTGAAATAAATCAATTTATAGTTAGATGTCTTTACACCAAAAGTAGTTTGATGTAAAATTTAGTGTAAACTTTTCCAACAATAGCACTGTAACCGTAACAAATCTACTAGGTGGGGTGATTTCTTAGTCCATGGCCGGTTCGTGTGGAGCACACGAAGCAGAGGTCGGGTGATTTCTTAGTCCTTGGCCGGTTCCTGTGGATTCAACTTCAAGGGTACACGAAGCAGAGGTCGGATGATTTCTTAGTCCTTGGCCGGTTCCTGTGGATTCAACTTCAAGGGTACACGAAGCTGGACGCTAG encodes:
- the LOC127132416 gene encoding F-box/LRR-repeat protein 3, giving the protein MLSESLFCLLTEDLLMKILQRVDSDRKSLRLVCKEFLRVESTTRRTIRILRIEFLVGLLQKFCNIEELDLSVCPRIDDGAVSILLSHGSVSWTRGIRTLVLSRATGLGYVGLEMLVKACPLLEVVDVSHCWGYGDREASALSCAVRLRELNMDKCLRVTDIGLAKIAVECCRLERLSLKWCMEISDLGIELLCKKCLDLKFLDVSYLKVTSESLRSIASLLKLEVFIMVGCDLVDDVGLRFLEKGCPLLKAIDVSRCNCVSPSGLLSVISGHEDLERIDAGYCLSELSASFIDGLQNLKRLSIIKIGGVRVSDFILHNIGTNCKSLVELGLSKCIGVTNMGIIRVVSGCGNLKTLDLTCCRFITDAAISIISYSCPNLVCLKLESCDMVTEIGLYQLGSRCLMLEELDLTDCSGVNDIALKYLSRCSKLVRLKLGLCTNISDIGLAHIACNCANLTELDLYRCVRIGDDGLAALATGCNKLTMLNLSYCIRMTDIGLKCIGNLSELSDLEMRGLSNITSIGIKAVAVGCKRLASLDFKHCEKINDLGFWALAFYAQNLQQINMSYCNVSDHVLCLLMGNLKRLQDAKLVYLTNVTIQGLELALRSCCGRIKKVKLQRSLRFSISSEILETIHARGIKIRWD